One stretch of Paenibacillus sp. AN1007 DNA includes these proteins:
- a CDS encoding PBP1A family penicillin-binding protein: MLRLKIKRAMYRLYDVAVIASVLLVIMYIYLFSYGKSVIRNQPEAVQRVASTLIVDVAGREIVRTVTPNRGYSEYAGLHEMPDMLKKAFLAVEDRRFYRHAGLDLIGVGRAGVQNMIHMDWSQGGSSITQQLARNLYLNGSKTITRKFNELSIAMEMEKKYSKDEILEMYLNHIYMGRQQYGVKAAAWRYFGVEDLNQLKLWQIATLAGIPKGPSIYNPVDDEALSTERRSVVLSLMHEQGMITSKQMQEAAAVEYRPPLAEKGNLSSAQTSARPDGPDYASAVDAVIQEASLLTGKSEAEIRSAGWTIQTGLNAGAQRAIEETFAESVWFPDDREDQQVQGSMVILDQHNGEVKAVMGGRNPVKGDMNRALMDARQPGSVFKPIIAYGPALESGRFQPESMLPDQPKRYGSYQPGNVGGRYRGSVTLSQALQQSINAPAVWLLHETGLKQAKAFAQQLGIELSDEDMNLSTALGGLHQGVSPMKLAQAYAVFANEGRYNQAHFIREITDAQGSLIYRHRAEQKQVITKRTAQEMTQMLQLVVSQGTGKRAQLPQNKVAGKTGTTQAAIPNAPKGANRDIWFAGYTREWTSVVWMGFDHTDAEHYLKTGSGTAAELFAAVMKRAKR, translated from the coding sequence ATGTTGAGGTTGAAAATAAAACGCGCCATGTACCGACTCTATGATGTCGCTGTCATTGCATCCGTTCTGCTAGTGATTATGTATATCTATTTGTTTTCGTATGGCAAAAGTGTCATTCGGAATCAACCGGAAGCCGTGCAGCGGGTTGCGTCTACATTAATTGTGGATGTAGCCGGCCGCGAAATTGTGAGGACGGTTACACCGAACCGAGGATATTCCGAGTATGCAGGCCTGCATGAAATGCCGGACATGTTGAAAAAAGCTTTTTTGGCTGTGGAGGATCGCCGTTTCTACCGTCATGCCGGACTTGACCTTATTGGTGTTGGCAGGGCAGGAGTGCAGAACATGATCCATATGGACTGGAGCCAAGGCGGCAGTTCGATCACACAGCAGCTGGCCAGAAATCTGTACCTGAATGGCAGTAAGACCATCACTCGTAAATTCAATGAGTTATCCATTGCAATGGAGATGGAAAAGAAATATTCCAAAGACGAGATTCTGGAAATGTACCTGAATCATATTTACATGGGACGGCAGCAGTACGGAGTCAAAGCGGCAGCCTGGCGTTACTTTGGGGTGGAGGATCTGAATCAGCTGAAGCTGTGGCAGATCGCTACGCTTGCTGGAATTCCTAAAGGGCCTTCCATTTACAATCCGGTGGATGACGAGGCTCTCTCCACAGAACGGCGCAGTGTAGTCCTGTCGCTGATGCACGAACAGGGGATGATTACGAGCAAACAGATGCAGGAGGCTGCTGCCGTTGAGTATAGACCTCCTCTTGCTGAGAAGGGGAACTTGTCATCTGCCCAAACATCGGCTCGTCCCGATGGGCCCGATTACGCATCGGCAGTAGATGCTGTAATACAGGAAGCCTCCCTTCTTACAGGTAAAAGTGAGGCCGAGATTCGCTCCGCTGGCTGGACGATCCAAACGGGGTTAAATGCAGGTGCTCAGCGAGCGATTGAAGAAACATTTGCCGAGTCTGTTTGGTTCCCGGATGATCGGGAGGATCAGCAGGTTCAGGGCAGTATGGTTATCCTTGATCAGCATAACGGCGAAGTGAAGGCGGTAATGGGCGGACGGAATCCTGTGAAGGGAGATATGAATCGGGCTCTGATGGATGCAAGGCAGCCAGGGTCGGTGTTCAAACCGATCATTGCTTACGGGCCTGCTTTAGAATCAGGACGATTTCAACCGGAAAGTATGCTGCCCGACCAGCCCAAACGTTACGGCAGTTATCAGCCTGGCAATGTGGGAGGGCGGTATAGAGGCTCGGTCACTTTGTCCCAGGCGCTGCAGCAGTCCATCAATGCTCCGGCGGTATGGCTGCTCCATGAAACGGGATTAAAACAGGCAAAAGCATTTGCTCAGCAGTTAGGGATTGAATTAAGTGATGAAGATATGAACCTGTCCACAGCCCTTGGGGGCCTGCATCAGGGAGTTTCGCCAATGAAACTGGCGCAGGCCTATGCCGTTTTTGCCAATGAAGGCAGGTACAATCAGGCACATTTCATACGTGAAATCACAGATGCGCAGGGCAGCTTGATATATAGGCATCGTGCTGAACAGAAACAGGTGATAACGAAGCGAACAGCACAAGAGATGACACAGATGCTGCAGCTTGTTGTCAGCCAAGGGACCGGCAAACGTGCCCAGCTGCCTCAGAATAAAGTGGCTGGTAAAACAGGCACAACACAGGCAGCGATTCCGAATGCTCCCAAAGGAGCGAACCGGGATATCTGGTTTGCCGGTTATACGCGGGAATGGACAAGTGTTGTGTGGATGGGTTTTGATCATACGGATGCTGAACATTACTTGAAGACGGGGAGTGGTACTGCTGCGGAGTTGTTCGCGGCGGTAATGAAACGAGCAAAGCGATAA
- a CDS encoding DUF2569 domain-containing protein — MHSRDDKLDREAELSSAQRGGRPELPGISGLGGWLILIQISLWASLIFLLSDITSVTVIMDPARWETIRGVDPQLYTEVIRPLLWFGFISSILLLAIVIVNLVLLYRRKRLFTRFMIMQYIVNVIIGVMTWVLIAQSEVGRDEHVLDATPAFNLIVRSLLTCCIFIPYLLKSVRVKNTFIK; from the coding sequence ATGCATAGTCGAGATGACAAGTTGGATAGAGAGGCAGAGCTGTCTTCAGCCCAAAGAGGGGGGCGGCCTGAACTTCCGGGTATCTCTGGTTTGGGTGGATGGTTAATTTTGATACAAATTAGTCTTTGGGCTTCATTGATTTTTTTACTCTCGGATATCACAAGTGTTACGGTTATTATGGACCCGGCACGATGGGAAACAATTCGCGGAGTTGATCCACAGTTGTATACGGAGGTCATTCGTCCTCTGCTATGGTTTGGTTTTATCAGCAGTATCCTGCTGCTGGCGATTGTTATTGTGAATCTTGTTCTGTTATATAGACGTAAGCGGCTGTTCACGCGGTTTATGATTATGCAGTACATCGTGAATGTGATCATCGGTGTGATGACTTGGGTTCTCATCGCTCAAAGCGAAGTGGGAAGAGATGAACATGTGCTGGATGCGACACCTGCGTTTAACCTCATCGTTCGCTCTCTGCTGACATGCTGTATTTTTATTCCGTATCTCCTCAAGTCGGTTCGTGTAAAAAATACGTTTATCAAGTAA